TGGCGATATTGGCCACCTGGACCACCACGTCGAGCGGCTGAACACGGTCGGGATCGGGATTGTTGGGGTCGTGATCGAACAGGGCCAGGAACTTGGTCCGCGGTTGAAGGCCCACAATGGCCTCCTCGCGGGCCGCCTCGGCGAATTCCTCCTGAGTCACGGGCATCCGGGCGGGACCGATCACCAGGTGCGCCCGCTTGCGGACGGTCAGGGTCTTGGTCTCGCCGTTCACGTGCCGTTCGACGGTCAGTTCGACCGGCTTGCCTCTGGCCTCGACCAGGGCCTGCTCGACCTGCCAGAAGAGCTCGGGCTCGACGGAGTCCACGCGGACGATCACGTCGTCGGCCTTCAACTGATGCTCGCCCTGCTGCGAGAGGCCGGCGTAGAGGATTCTGGTGGAGCGGGCCTGGGCGATGCCGATCATCGGTTCCTTCAGATCGGGGTTCATCTGCTCGGGAACGACCTGGGTCTGGATGGTCTGCCCGTCCCGCCGCAGTTCAACGTCGATGGGCTGGCCGGGCCGGTGGAACATGATGGCGACCTTGACCTCGCCGAAGTGCATGACCCGGTCGCCGCCGATCCGAACGAACTTGTCGCCCGGCTGGATTCCCGCCTTGGCGGCGGGCGTGCCGGAGATGACTTCGCCGGCCACCGGCGCGTCGCGCTCCAGGCCGTGCATGAAGACGACCATGAAGGCGACCGCGGCGAAGATGACGTTCATGATGACGCCGCCGCTGACCACCAGGGCCCGTTGGCCCACGCTCTTGGCCAGAAAGGACTCGGGATCGGCTTTGGTCTCGTAGAGACGCTCCTGGTCGAGGGCGGTGTCCTCCTGGCCGAGCATCTTGACGAACCCGCCGAAGGGAATGGCGCGGATGGAATACTCGGTGGCCCCCCGCTTGAAACCCGCCACCTTGGGCCCGAACCCGATGGCGAACGCCTCGACGCGAATGCCGACCAGACGGGCCATGATGAAGTGACCCAGTTCGTGGACGAAAATCACCAGGCAGAACCCGACCAGCACCAGGAAGATGTGCCACGCCGACTTTAGGGCCCACAGGGCCATCTGCTCCTGGCCCACGATCAACGATTCAAGCATCGAGTCACCTCATTTCTCGCCCAGGCATCGATCTCGAAGAGCTCGGGCAGAGTGGGTTCGGGTTGGTGCCGGTGCCCGGAGAGCACCGTGCCGGTCAACTCCACAATCTGACCAAATGATATTCGTCCCTCGATGAAATATCCAACCGCCTGTTCGTTGGCGGCGTTGAGCACCGCGGGCGCCGATCCGCCCAGTCGCGCGGCTTGGTAGGCCAGGTCGAGGGCTGGGAACTTGGCCCGATCGGGTTCGTGAAACGTCAGCATGGCGACCTCGCAGAGGCGCAGACGCGGCGCGATGCACGCGGTTCGCTGCGGCCACGTCAACGCGTACTGGATGGGCAGGGCCATGTCCGGATTCGAGAGTTGGGCGATCATCGAACCGTCGCGGAACTCGACCAGCGAGTGGACGATCGCCTCCGGATGGATCACCACGCCGATCCGGTCGGCGGACAATCCGAACAGGTAGTGTGCCTCGATAATCTCCAGACCCTTGTTCATCATGGACGCCGAGTCGATGGTGATCTTCCTGCCCATCGACCAGGTCGGATGGTTCAGGGCCTGCTCGACGGTGGCGTTGCGAATGTCATCAGCCGACCACCGCCGAAACGGGCCGCCGCTGGCGGTCAGCATGATGCTGGCCACGTCGGATTCCCGCCCGGCCTGCATCGCCTGAAAGACCGCGCTGTGTTCGCTGTCCACCGGTAGAATGCGGGCACCCGTCCGTTTCGCCTCAGCCAGCAGCAGTTGCCCGCCGACCACCAGGGCCTCCTTGCTGGCCAGGGCCAGGTCCTTGCCGGCCCGCACGACGGCAAACGCCGGTTCGATGCTGGCCGCGCCGACGATGGCGCACAAAACGATCTGGGCGCCCGTCGCGCCCGCAACCTCCAGAACCCCCTCCTGCCCAGCCACGACGCGGATCGGCAGGTCGGCAAGGGCCTCCTTCAGCGGCGGATAGGCCTCCGGTGCGACAACGGCCACCACCGGCGGACGAAACGCACGGGCCTGACGGGCCAGTTCCTGCCAGTTCTCACCGGCGGACAGCCCAGCCACCGACCACTCCGGGCCCAGCGCCCGCAGCACGTCGAGTGCGCGGCGGCCGATCGAACCGGTCGATCCCAGGATGGCTACTGATTTGCTCACGTTCCTGCTATCTGCGCTTGGCCTTACTGCAACGACGATGGTTGTGGATTGCGCCACGCCCGCCGAGGCGGATCGGAAACTCAGGAAGTATAAGCCGCGGATATGGACGCTTCAAGCAGATTCGCCGTCCAGCCCAATGAAATCGGGCCGACCGGCAAGTCCGTCTAAACGGACACCGGGCGAACCCGCGGAAAAAGCCCGACGATAAACAGGATGATTCCGACGACAACGAGAACGGGCGCGATACAGACGATGGCCACGCCGCTGGTCAAAACCGGCTGAAGACTCGAGACGTCATCGTAGACCTTCAGTTCCGCCTTGTGGACCTCAGCCGTGTAGGTGGCGTCGCGGCCGATCATGACCTGAACCAGGATCACCCCCCCTGCCGGCGCATCGAACGGCGGAAACAGGTGCTCGACGAGGGTCCGGCTGGACGACCGCTCGGAATGCGCCTCGCGCACGACGCGGGTTCCCTCCCCCTGCCACGAGGCGACGGTGCTTTCGGAGGCGATCAGGTCGCCCTGGTCGTTCCTTATCGTATAGTCGACCGGAAACTCGTACCGCGGCACATAGCGGGTCTGGCCGAAATGCTCCTCCTCCTGAATGGAGGAACTGGTCAACTCGAACACCACGCCCAGGCGGGCCGGACTGCCCGGATCGATGCGGAGATGCGGCGTGGTCATGGGCTCGCCGAGGACGAGCGGCGCGCGATAGACGATTTCCTGCCGGAAGAGTCCGAATACGGAGGTGCCGAGGAAGACGATGCTGATAAGGAATAGGACCATGCCGGCCAAGGCCACGATGCATCCGGCTGTTTTCATACGCCTGCCCTCGTCATAAGCCGCTCGAACCAGGAGCCTGATGGCTCTTTCCTCTTATCAGTTGGAATTATAGAGCGGCGAGCGACAGAGGGCCAGCAAAATCAATATGAGTGATTGACTCGGAATATGCCTGGGCTTGACTTTGCCACGCTTCTTGTATAGCGTTAGCTTTTAGATGAGAAAGGGGTGCCTCATGCAGGTACGAATGGACCTGGCCAAGATCATCATCACGGAGACCGAGGACCGTCAGATCATCGTGCTCAAGGAGCGTGACGGCACCCGGACGTTTCCGATCGTGATCGGGATCGCTGAGGCCTGTGCCATCGACCGGCGGCTCAAGGGCATCCAGACCCTCCGTCCGCTGACCCACGAGTTGCTGGCCAGCGTGATCGAGCAGTTGGGCGGCCAGTTGGAGAAGATCGTCATCAACGACCTTCGCGACGGGACGTTCTACGCCCGGCTGATGGTCCGCCAGGACGGCCGGTTGAGGGAAATCGACTCACGTCCGAGCGACGCGATCGCCCTCGGCGTGGCGACGGAGGTGCCCGTGTACGTGGAAGAGCACGTGCTGCGGGAAGTCTGTCAATAGGAAGAACGCGACACGCAGCGGCCCAATTGAGAACCCCCAGGAGACGCCGGTGGCCAGAGACAGCGAGGCGACGGACCAGGAAAACGCGGGCCAGATCGTGGACTTGTGGCTGGACCGATCCATCCAGGTGAAGGCCAGCGATCTGCACTTCGAGCCGGACGCCGAGGGTCTGGCCGTCAAGATCCGGATCGACGGCATCCTTCATCTGGTCAAGCGGGTCAACCAGGAATTGGGCAAGCAGATCATCTCGCGTCTGATGGTCATGGCCAGCCTGCACACGCACCTGCAGAAAAAACCCCAGGAAGGCCGGGCCGACTACTCGTCGAGCCGAACCGGCGGCAAGCCCATCAACATGCGGGTCTCGACGTTTCCCACCGTCTGGGGCACCCGCGCGGTGGTCCGCTTCTTTCACGGCTTGGAGCGAATCCCGCAGCTCGATCAACTGGGCTATAACGACAAGACGCTCGAACTGCTCAAGAAAATGGCGTATCAGACACAGGGAATGATCCTGATCGCCGGCCCGGCGGGCAGCGGCAAAACCACCACCATCTATTCGTTTCTGCATCACATCCTGGGCGCGCGGCCGGGGTGCAGCGTCATCAGCATCGAGGATCCGGTCGAGTACAGCGTCGAGGGCATTACGCAGGTGCAGATCGGCCAGTACGCCGGCGGACTGACCTACAAGGACGCCCTCAAGTCGCTGTTGCGGCAGGATCCGCAGGTCGTGGCGATCGGCGAGGTCCGCGATCCGGACACCGCCGCCATCGTCCTCGAAGCCGCCCTGACCGGACACCTGCTGATCAGCACGATCCACTCGCCGACCGTGGCCGGCGCGGTGCTGCGCCTGGTGGACATGGGCCTGGCCCCCTACCAACTGACCGGCGCCCTGACCGGCATTGTCGCCCAGCGCCTGGTGCGACGCCTCTGCACGAACTGCCGGGTCGCCACCAACGATCCGAACGAACCCTACGTCTCGGGCGGATGCACCAAGTGTTTCAAGACCGGCTACCGCGGCCGGATACCCGTGGCGGAAGCAGCCCACATGACCAAGAGCTTTCGCCAGGCGATCATCCAGGGCCAGGACGTCAGCGGTATCCAAGCCGCCCTCAAAGCCGACGGCCTGCCCACGTTGCGAGAGGACGCCCACCGCCTGGTGCGAAGCGGCATCACCTCCAGCAACCAAGTCACCGAGCTTCTCCACAGCCTGGAGTAGGCGCCCACCGGTCGGATTCCCCCACGTGAAGCACTGCGGCGCGCCCCTTTGGGGTCGCGGTTTGTTTTTGGAGAGCAGAAAGTAAAGCGTTGACGAAAACCGGGGAAATTTATAGACTGTGTGTACTGGAGGCGTTGAAGCATCATTTCGGCTCACAAGCGTGCGAGGCATACGCATTGATGTCGGGTGAGGCACGGTTATTCCGTTGCATCAAATCGAATCGAGCGGTGAAGTTTACTCCCCCGGCGACCAGTCCGATCCACGCCCTGATGCTCTGGGCGCGTCGCCGTCCGCGGGACGCCGCGCTGATATTTTCACTTCCGGAAAGGCACGAACCCTTCGTCCGGACCTATAGCGAGCTGTTTTCACGGGCGTTCACCCTCGCCGAATCGCTGGCGTCGCTGCCGGAAGGGCTGATCGGGATACTGGGAGGGCAGCACGGCCTGAGCGTGGAGGCGGCGCTGGCGGCGATGCAGGCGCGTCGCCCATTTGCGTTGATCAACCCGCTGAGCCAGGCCTTCGAGCACGAGGTCCAGTGCCTCCAATCCCTGCACCCGTTGGGCGTGCTGATCCCCTCGCTGGACGAAATGCCGGACCTGCTGGTGGACCGGTTGGGTGAAATCACGCGCGAGTTGGGAAGGGCGAACGTCTGGTCGGCCGGCCCGAATCCCCTGGCGGCCAAGGATCTGCTCGCGGAAGACCAGGGGTCGCGGCAACCTCAGGATGCTGTGGACGATTCGCTGTGGAATGAACCACTGGTCTACCTCAACGGCCGGGATGAAGACGAGCACTGCCACGCCTACGTGTACACCCCGCTGGCCCTGGCGGCCAGCGCCCTGTCGGTGGCGCAGTGGCTGCAGATTAAAGAGGGCGTGCGGGTGCTATGCGGCGTGGAGCTCACCCGCTGCGCGGGCTTTGTGCCGGCGCTGGCGGCGGTGATGTCGGGCGCCGGATGCGTCCTGCCGCATCGCCTCAAGGGGCACGAGTTCTGGCAGGTCGCCAGCCAGAGCGGCGCGCACGTGGCGAGGGTGGCGCCGGAGGTGATCGAAGACCTGCTCGAGAATCCCGGACGGGCAAGCGACATCAGCTCGAGCGGGCTCAAGTACATCATCACCGACGCGGGCGGCCTGCCGACGCGGGTGTCGCTGGCGTTCATCGAGACGTATGACCTGCCGCTGATCAACTGTTTCGGCACGTCGGCCACCGGCGGCTACGCGTTGGGCGTGCCGCTGAACCTGTGCCGGCGCGAGTATGAACTGGCGCTGCGGGATAGCGCGGCGGGTGTGGAACTGGAACACTGCAACGTGAAGGTCGAGGAGGATCCGCAGATCACCGCGAGCGCCAACGACCGCCGCGAGGGCTACCTGGCGGTGCGGGGCAACGGCCTCTCGACGGGGTACTGGGACGGCCAGACGCTGTCGACCTGGCAGACGCCGTGGCTTCGCACCTCGCATCTCGGCGCGGTCTGCGGCGGGCAGGAACGGGAGTGCTTCAGCGTCCAGGGGCGAGCGTCCGAGGCGCTGGTGGTACAAGGCTACCGGATCTGGCCGGCGCAGATCGAGCACTCGCTGACCGAGACCTTTGCCTTTCTGGAGGATTGCGTCGTGCTGGCGCGGCCGGACGGGCGGGGACGAAATCAGCTCTGCGCCGCCGTGGTGCTGCCGGAGGAACTGGACCGCCACCGCCAGTCGGAGCTTCTGGCCCAGATGGAGGCGCGGGTCCGGGCCGGAGGCGTCGAAGGCCTGAGCGAACACGCCCGGCCGCACCAACTGATCGCCCTCTCGGGACCGATGCTGCCGCGTGATCCGGACGGCCGGCCCAACCGCCAGCAATTGCTGGACGTCATCAACGGCTTTGCCGCGGGGCGAGGCCTGGCCGCCTCGTAAAGACCCGCCGGCGGCTCAGGCGATCGCCAGCGTCACGATCTTCCGCGACTCGATCTCAAGCGTGATGGCCTTCCCATTCCGCGCCGGGCCCTCATCCAGAACCGTCTCATCGAGCCTTGCGAACCGGACCTGCTCGAACGGGAAGTTGAGGGTCAGGACCACCTTCTGCGTTTCGCCGGTGTAGTTTGTCAGCCGCAGAACGGTGGATTGACCGTCTTCGGCGGGTTTGAGGGCGTCGATCATCACGCCCTGGGCGTCGAGCGACAGCAACGACATCGATCCATCGCCGGCGGCCAGCGAGGGCAGCGGCGTGAACGTCTTGAGGCCGGCCAGGAACTGCTGCGAAAACTCCAGGACGCGGGCCGCCGGCCACGACGCGGCGTGCGGATAGACGGCCAGATCGAACTCGTAACGGCCGAAACACTGGGCTTCGGGAGTCGCCAGGACCGGACCGGCGTGCTCGCCACGGGTCAGGAAGTGACCGCGGCTGAGGCGTCCGACGCACCGCAGCAGCGTGATCGCGATCGCCCGCGCGGCGTCGCGGGTGACTTCGAACTCGGGCAGGCCGCGGGCGAACACGGCCAGGCCGTTTCGCTCATCGGCCATGTCCACAAAGCCGTGATGCGGATACTGCTCCGGCTGATCCTCCGTCCAGACCTTCGGATCGACCGGCTCGACCATCACAGGCAGCGAGTCGACGTCGAACTGCTGCAGGGCGCTGACCCGCTCAGCGGCCAAGCCCGTCGGGAACATCGCGCGGAGACGATGGTCGCGGGCCTGGTTGTCCACGGTCACCTTCACGCGGATGAATCTGGCCGCCTTGCCCAGTGTGACCTCGGCGCGGATGGGCAGTTCGACCCGCCGCGCGGCGCGATCGGCGAAGAACTCGCCGTTGCGGTCGCGCAGCTCGAGCCCCTCACGGTCGATCGCCGCCTCGGCGGGGATGCTCAGGACATACTCGATCCCCAGCGTGGCCGCGCCGGGCCCGTCATGCAGGACGCTGATCTGGGCCGGTCCGCCGAGGGTGGTGACCACCTGGTCCTTCATCGGCGGGCTGTAGTTGTACTCGTCGCCCACGTCGCCGCCGTCCTCGAAGTACAGCAGATTCTGGAACGTCTTGCCCGAGGCCTTGTCGGTGACGGTCAGCGTCCCGTTCGGCTCGACCCGCACCGTCAGGTGCTCGTTTTCCATCGTCCGCTGATCGGTCAGCAACGAGACCGTCCGGGCCGGATGGGCGTTGAGCGGCATGACTCGGAACTGGCGATAGCCCATCGCCGGCAGGTCGTCGGCCCAGAATCGCACGCGGGCCTTGACCGCGTTGCGGAAGGGCGCGCACTCGCGGACGTTGGGATAATACTCGAGGCCGTCGGTGACGCCGACCAGTTCGGCGGCGATCGACGTGCCGTCCTGGGCGGCCAGGCGCACGCTGCGGATCGTCTTTTGCGGATCGAAACGCGCGCCGTCGGCGTATTCGATCGGCTCCCACTCGGTCTTGACCAGCGGGATATCGGCCTCAACCAGATCGGAAACCGCGAACGGCATCGGATTGAACACGGCGATGCGATAGTCCTTCCGCTCGGACGCCTCGCCGCAGGTCAGCTTGTGGAACACACGCCGGCAGACGCTGTCGCTGATGTCGCGGCACCACTGGAACCGCGTCATCATCTGCTGGTGGACGCGGTCGATGCTGCAGCCGCCGATCGAGTCGTGCGGCTGATTGCGCAGGAGCCACATCCACGCGTTGTCCAGGAAGCCGCGGCGGTCGCCGCCGAACATCAGCCGGTCGATCGCCGCCATCGGCTCGGCCCATCGCGCCATCTCGATCTCGCAGTCGGCGTTGGCCTGTTTG
Above is a window of Phycisphaerae bacterium DNA encoding:
- the rseP gene encoding RIP metalloprotease RseP; protein product: MLESLIVGQEQMALWALKSAWHIFLVLVGFCLVIFVHELGHFIMARLVGIRVEAFAIGFGPKVAGFKRGATEYSIRAIPFGGFVKMLGQEDTALDQERLYETKADPESFLAKSVGQRALVVSGGVIMNVIFAAVAFMVVFMHGLERDAPVAGEVISGTPAAKAGIQPGDKFVRIGGDRVMHFGEVKVAIMFHRPGQPIDVELRRDGQTIQTQVVPEQMNPDLKEPMIGIAQARSTRILYAGLSQQGEHQLKADDVIVRVDSVEPELFWQVEQALVEARGKPVELTVERHVNGETKTLTVRKRAHLVIGPARMPVTQEEFAEAAREEAIVGLQPRTKFLALFDHDPNNPDPDRVQPLDVVVQVANIANPTKAELLDYFAENRGETVQVQVLRGEERKTAAFDVPRKKPQFEVLEQQLGVDDEHPIVADTLAGTPAAGLNLPRGARIVSCNGNAVSDWFDVIGCLRENAGQTVPLVFQLGDRELSGELAVPAQEQWIHRIGYTTDMIGYPMETLIKASNPFEGVVLGVRYTWYFIKLVYVTIQRIAIDQTVDARNVGGPVFIIHAGKTVAEAGLYKLLYFFALISANLAVVNFLPIPITDGGIMLLLAYEKIRGKPLPPKYAAIWQAAGLIFFILLFILLTYNDIRRIITGE
- a CDS encoding 1-deoxy-D-xylulose-5-phosphate reductoisomerase; translated protein: MSKSVAILGSTGSIGRRALDVLRALGPEWSVAGLSAGENWQELARQARAFRPPVVAVVAPEAYPPLKEALADLPIRVVAGQEGVLEVAGATGAQIVLCAIVGAASIEPAFAVVRAGKDLALASKEALVVGGQLLLAEAKRTGARILPVDSEHSAVFQAMQAGRESDVASIMLTASGGPFRRWSADDIRNATVEQALNHPTWSMGRKITIDSASMMNKGLEIIEAHYLFGLSADRIGVVIHPEAIVHSLVEFRDGSMIAQLSNPDMALPIQYALTWPQRTACIAPRLRLCEVAMLTFHEPDRAKFPALDLAYQAARLGGSAPAVLNAANEQAVGYFIEGRISFGQIVELTGTVLSGHRHQPEPTLPELFEIDAWARNEVTRCLNR
- a CDS encoding bifunctional nuclease family protein, whose product is MQVRMDLAKIIITETEDRQIIVLKERDGTRTFPIVIGIAEACAIDRRLKGIQTLRPLTHELLASVIEQLGGQLEKIVINDLRDGTFYARLMVRQDGRLREIDSRPSDAIALGVATEVPVYVEEHVLREVCQ
- a CDS encoding type II/IV secretion system protein, with amino-acid sequence MARDSEATDQENAGQIVDLWLDRSIQVKASDLHFEPDAEGLAVKIRIDGILHLVKRVNQELGKQIISRLMVMASLHTHLQKKPQEGRADYSSSRTGGKPINMRVSTFPTVWGTRAVVRFFHGLERIPQLDQLGYNDKTLELLKKMAYQTQGMILIAGPAGSGKTTTIYSFLHHILGARPGCSVISIEDPVEYSVEGITQVQIGQYAGGLTYKDALKSLLRQDPQVVAIGEVRDPDTAAIVLEAALTGHLLISTIHSPTVAGAVLRLVDMGLAPYQLTGALTGIVAQRLVRRLCTNCRVATNDPNEPYVSGGCTKCFKTGYRGRIPVAEAAHMTKSFRQAIIQGQDVSGIQAALKADGLPTLREDAHRLVRSGITSSNQVTELLHSLE
- a CDS encoding acyl--CoA ligase, with the translated sequence MKFTPPATSPIHALMLWARRRPRDAALIFSLPERHEPFVRTYSELFSRAFTLAESLASLPEGLIGILGGQHGLSVEAALAAMQARRPFALINPLSQAFEHEVQCLQSLHPLGVLIPSLDEMPDLLVDRLGEITRELGRANVWSAGPNPLAAKDLLAEDQGSRQPQDAVDDSLWNEPLVYLNGRDEDEHCHAYVYTPLALAASALSVAQWLQIKEGVRVLCGVELTRCAGFVPALAAVMSGAGCVLPHRLKGHEFWQVASQSGAHVARVAPEVIEDLLENPGRASDISSSGLKYIITDAGGLPTRVSLAFIETYDLPLINCFGTSATGGYALGVPLNLCRREYELALRDSAAGVELEHCNVKVEEDPQITASANDRREGYLAVRGNGLSTGYWDGQTLSTWQTPWLRTSHLGAVCGGQERECFSVQGRASEALVVQGYRIWPAQIEHSLTETFAFLEDCVVLARPDGRGRNQLCAAVVLPEELDRHRQSELLAQMEARVRAGGVEGLSEHARPHQLIALSGPMLPRDPDGRPNRQQLLDVINGFAAGRGLAAS